The Trichlorobacter lovleyi SZ DNA window GACGCGTATCGTAACGCCCTTGAAAAGGCAGCAGAACTGACGGGTCAATCTTATGAAGGCAGTCATGGGCTACGGTGGTCATGGGCACAGGAGCGGCATGCCATCCTGCAACAACATTGTCTGACCTATGAACAGACACTTTCGCGAATTTCCCAAGAGATGGGGCACGAACGAGGAGATATAACGGAGCACTATCTGCGTTAAACAATCACTTAGTCTGGCTACGGCTTAACCGGTATCTGCTGAGTATACCTTGCTTTTCCCCGTTCCTGTACATGGCTGTATTTTGCCGCCATGGCAATGCTGGCATGGCGTAGCGTTTCCTGCACAACCTTCACATCCCTGGTGGCTTGATAGAGCAGGGCGCCACAGGTATGCCGTAAGGCGTGACACCCTCGGCCTTTCTTGGTTATTCCTGCCTTGGCCAACATCGTATCAATCCACTTTGATAGTCCGATCCGGGTAATCCTTCCCCGTACCTTGTCTCCTTTGGACAGAGAAACAAAGATCGGCTCTCCGTCCTTGTCGGACTGTACTGGCCCGCGCTGGATCAGGTAGTTCTGGATACAGGCAACCGTATCTTCTCGTGGGTAGATGTAGCCATCCTTCCCTTTGCCATGCACCAGGATCCGGACACCAGAGTCGGTCTCTTCGATGTCCTCCAGATTGGCCCGGCAGATCTCAATCCGGCGTAGACCTTCCAGGGTCATCAGTGCTGCCATGGCGCGGTCACGTAGACTTTTGAGCTTGTGGTCGTGGGGGATAGCCTCGAAGAACCGTTCCGTTTCACCGGCAGTCAGGCACTTGATGATCTCGGCATCAGCTGTCCGCTTGCGGGGAGCCTTAACCCCATTGACTGGGTTGGCCTCCAGTAGCCCCCGTGAGACGGCGCCATCATAGAAACGTCTGACCGTGGTCAGTTTCAGGCTGATCGTCGCATGAGCGGCTCCGCTCTGCACCAACTCCTGACGGAACGCCTTGAGGTGGGTTGTCGTGGCGTGACCCGGATCGATATTGTTTACCCGACACCAGTTCAGCCAGTGATTGAGATGGGAGATGTAGGTCGCAATGGTGTCAGGTCGGGCATCGCCGTTGGCCACGTCCAGGGCGAACCATTCGGCAGCTTGGTCGATCAGATCCGGAACATCTGCTGCTACCGGCAGGATTTCATGGACAACTGCCGGAAGACCGGCTTCAAAATCTTCGATCTGAGGCGTTTTGGGGTTTTGGGCCATACCTTAGGTACCCCCTAAATTGTGACCTGAAAATGTTTTACGCCGATTTGAGATAAAAACGAGGCAACTTCGTCCAGAGAGTCAAACTGCAGCGGCTGATCATTTTCAGGTAAGGTGACCGGTCCGGCATAGTCGCCATTTGCATGTTGGACGCCAACCCCGTAGCAGTTGCTATGCAGATGTCGGGCGATGATAGTCAGCTCTTCATTGTTTAGAATCAATTTTTGTATTTCGGCACCGGTCAAGCTGAATTTCCTCCTGTAGGATCTCTTTAGGAGGTTTATACCACACTTTGCTAATTTAGTATATATAAGGGTAATTATGTATATTAAAAAACAAACAAAAAGTGGTCAATCCACTGTTGTTAACTGTGTGCCATTATCTACTGCCATTCATTCGAAGGCCCAATGACCCGGTAGCTGCATATCTGGCCATCTGTTGATAAGAGCTAAATCGTGATACTTTGCAGACTCTTTTAAATGATAATGGGGAGTCTGCCATGAAAAAAGTTTGGGATACTGATGAATTGGCTACACATTGGTGCTTAACGTTTGAAGATCACCACCTTTTAAAAAACAAATTGCTCAAAAACCATCTTGGGTTTTCGATCCAGCTTAAGCATTTTCAGTATAGCGGAAAATTTTTACATACCCATTCTGATATCTCAACCCCTCCCCTTGA harbors:
- a CDS encoding tyrosine-type recombinase/integrase, encoding MAQNPKTPQIEDFEAGLPAVVHEILPVAADVPDLIDQAAEWFALDVANGDARPDTIATYISHLNHWLNWCRVNNIDPGHATTTHLKAFRQELVQSGAAHATISLKLTTVRRFYDGAVSRGLLEANPVNGVKAPRKRTADAEIIKCLTAGETERFFEAIPHDHKLKSLRDRAMAALMTLEGLRRIEICRANLEDIEETDSGVRILVHGKGKDGYIYPREDTVACIQNYLIQRGPVQSDKDGEPIFVSLSKGDKVRGRITRIGLSKWIDTMLAKAGITKKGRGCHALRHTCGALLYQATRDVKVVQETLRHASIAMAAKYSHVQERGKARYTQQIPVKP